A genomic window from Cytobacillus suaedae includes:
- the proC gene encoding pyrroline-5-carboxylate reductase — protein MTKTIGFIGCGKMAQAMIEGMIASGLVKPDQILASAKTKSTLQHASNEFGIQMTTDNVEVARKANFLFLAVKPNLYGEIIEEIKQEVQTNTIVITIAAGISLDYMKEAFGRDIKVVRSMPNTPSLVGEGMSALCKNNNVTDEDIAEVISLFESFGKAEVMEEKLMDAIPAVSGSSPAYVYLFIEALADGAVLQGIPRDKAYRLASQAVLGAAKMVLETGQHPAELKDAVCTPGGATIEAIATLEKNKFRGTILSAMESCTNKSKALSGK, from the coding sequence ATGACGAAAACCATTGGCTTTATTGGCTGTGGAAAAATGGCCCAAGCAATGATTGAAGGTATGATTGCTTCGGGTCTTGTGAAACCAGACCAAATTTTGGCTAGTGCAAAAACAAAGAGTACATTGCAGCATGCATCAAACGAGTTTGGTATACAAATGACCACAGATAACGTAGAGGTAGCAAGAAAAGCTAACTTCCTATTTCTAGCCGTAAAGCCCAATCTATATGGAGAGATCATTGAAGAAATAAAACAAGAGGTCCAAACAAACACGATTGTCATAACCATTGCCGCTGGGATTAGCTTAGATTATATGAAAGAAGCTTTTGGAAGAGACATTAAGGTAGTACGTTCAATGCCAAACACTCCGTCACTGGTTGGTGAAGGAATGAGTGCCCTTTGTAAAAATAACAACGTCACCGACGAGGATATAGCTGAGGTAATTTCACTATTTGAAAGCTTCGGTAAGGCGGAGGTTATGGAAGAAAAACTGATGGATGCCATTCCAGCAGTAAGTGGATCCTCACCAGCGTATGTTTACTTGTTCATTGAGGCATTAGCAGATGGAGCCGTTTTACAAGGGATACCAAGGGATAAGGCTTATCGACTTGCTTCACAAGCAGTACTTGGCGCGGCAAAAATGGTTCTAGAAACAGGTCAACATCCTGCCGAACTTAAGGATGCTGTTTGTACACCTGGTGGAGCAACGATTGAAGCCATTGCGACATTAGAGAAGAATAAATTTAGGGGAACCATTTTATCTGCGATGGAGAGTTGTACGAATAAATCAAAAGCATTATCTGGTAAATAA
- a CDS encoding VanW family protein, producing MKKIVTLLGSVALLSVGIVLTIPSITSALDNKAEAENHIYEASNHLTKHTAFKEREKIEIDYSLVDPRDNSFVMDLDSLRDESVDYEAQVRKLVSELAQKYDQPMIPRKLNDQGEILPGQSRVVLDESELLTRLLQEPTLFGKNIELPLTEDAPNVTTESIQGIESHVISSYTTSFNPNVKGRTTNIALSAAEINDIVLGPGDRFYFNTIVGNATKDKGYQLAPVIINKQYSEDYGGGVCQTSSTLYNAVDQAGLEILELHHHSKEVGYVPLGRDATIAYGGKDFKFMNNKEYPVLIRTIIDQQAGTLEVQVRAGVQEVASN from the coding sequence TTGAAGAAAATCGTAACATTGTTAGGTAGTGTAGCATTATTATCTGTTGGAATTGTTTTGACAATACCGAGTATTACTTCTGCTCTAGATAATAAAGCAGAAGCAGAGAATCACATCTATGAAGCAAGCAATCATTTAACGAAACACACTGCCTTTAAAGAGAGAGAAAAAATTGAGATTGATTACAGTTTAGTAGACCCGCGCGATAATAGTTTTGTAATGGACTTGGATTCCCTAAGGGATGAGTCCGTTGACTATGAAGCTCAGGTAAGAAAACTAGTTAGTGAATTAGCACAGAAATACGACCAACCTATGATACCGAGAAAACTAAATGATCAGGGTGAGATACTTCCCGGTCAAAGCCGCGTGGTATTAGATGAATCTGAACTTCTAACAAGACTCCTTCAAGAACCTACTTTATTTGGAAAAAACATTGAACTACCTCTAACTGAAGACGCACCTAATGTTACAACCGAATCTATCCAAGGAATTGAGAGCCATGTAATTAGCAGTTACACAACTTCGTTCAACCCTAATGTGAAGGGGAGAACTACTAATATAGCTTTATCAGCCGCAGAAATAAATGATATTGTACTAGGACCTGGAGATCGCTTTTATTTCAACACAATCGTTGGTAATGCCACAAAAGATAAAGGATATCAGCTAGCACCTGTCATAATTAATAAGCAGTATTCAGAGGATTATGGTGGTGGGGTTTGTCAAACATCATCAACCCTTTATAATGCAGTTGATCAGGCTGGACTTGAAATTTTAGAACTTCATCACCATTCAAAAGAAGTAGGCTATGTACCATTAGGACGTGATGCGACCATTGCCTATGGAGGAAAAGACTTTAAGTTTATGAATAATAAAGAATATCCAGTCTTAATTAGAACAATTATAGATCAACAAGCAGGTACTCTTGAAGTCCAAGTCCGAGCGGGCGTTCAAGAGGTTGCTAGTAATTAA